The following are from one region of the Hydrogenophaga sp. BPS33 genome:
- a CDS encoding c-type cytochrome — protein MIQTLPTIVRSLVAAATFSAVAVAAQAQGVTGDVQAGHKKAEMCIGCHGIPAYQNSFPEIHKVPMISGQSDKYIVSALTAYKKGDRKHPTMRGIAGSLSEQDMADLGAFYASQGGKTAAEAPRSASTAAAALIEKGACASCHGANFSKPIDPSYPKIGGQHADYLYVALKAYTVEGNAMVGRSNGIMAGIAKQFTHAEMREMAKYLSTVEGELKTVPQSRFR, from the coding sequence ATGATTCAAACGTTGCCCACGATCGTCCGTTCCCTTGTCGCTGCCGCGACGTTTTCAGCGGTTGCCGTGGCCGCTCAGGCCCAAGGTGTGACGGGTGATGTGCAGGCTGGCCACAAGAAGGCCGAGATGTGCATTGGCTGTCATGGCATTCCGGCTTATCAGAACAGTTTCCCCGAAATCCACAAGGTGCCGATGATCTCGGGCCAGTCCGACAAGTACATCGTGTCGGCATTGACGGCCTACAAGAAGGGCGACCGCAAGCACCCCACCATGCGCGGCATCGCCGGCTCGCTGAGCGAGCAGGACATGGCCGACCTGGGCGCCTTCTACGCGTCGCAAGGCGGCAAGACCGCCGCCGAAGCACCGCGCAGCGCCAGCACCGCAGCCGCCGCGCTGATTGAAAAGGGCGCGTGCGCCTCTTGCCATGGCGCCAATTTCAGCAAGCCCATCGACCCCAGCTATCCCAAGATCGGCGGCCAGCACGCCGACTATCTGTACGTCGCGCTCAAGGCTTACACGGTCGAAGGCAACGCCATGGTCGGCCGCTCCAACGGCATCATGGCCGGCATCGCCAAGCAATTCACGCACGCCGAAATGCGCGAGATGGCCAAGTACCTGTCGACCGTCGAAGGCGAGCTGAAAACCGTGCCGCAATCGCGCTTCCGCTGA
- a CDS encoding trimeric intracellular cation channel family protein produces MQNVQFWGESVRLLVELAATAAFALSGILMGARTRLDAVGVTVVGFLAAFGGGTLRDLLLDQRPFFWVQHVEMLWGVLALCVLAMVFLRQQHVGLTEQAIQWPDALGLGLFTATGVHQALLLEMPALVAVLMGLITGVFGGVLRDVVCNQIPTAFRDHRPYALCAFAGGWLYVGLWHLEAPGWLALVACVLVTAGLRALALWRNWQLPMWKF; encoded by the coding sequence ATGCAAAACGTTCAATTCTGGGGCGAGTCGGTGCGCCTGCTGGTGGAGCTGGCGGCCACGGCCGCTTTCGCGCTATCGGGCATTCTGATGGGCGCGCGCACGCGGCTCGATGCGGTGGGCGTGACCGTGGTCGGCTTTCTGGCCGCGTTTGGCGGTGGCACGCTGCGCGATCTGCTGCTGGACCAGCGGCCCTTCTTCTGGGTGCAGCATGTGGAGATGTTGTGGGGCGTGCTCGCGCTCTGCGTGCTGGCCATGGTGTTCCTGCGCCAGCAACACGTGGGGCTGACCGAGCAGGCCATCCAGTGGCCCGACGCGCTGGGCCTGGGCCTGTTCACCGCCACGGGCGTGCACCAGGCGCTGCTGCTGGAAATGCCCGCGCTGGTGGCGGTGCTCATGGGCTTGATCACGGGCGTGTTCGGCGGCGTGCTGCGCGACGTGGTGTGCAACCAGATACCCACCGCGTTTCGCGATCACCGGCCGTACGCGCTGTGCGCCTTCGCCGGTGGATGGCTCTACGTGGGCCTGTGGCACCTGGAGGCACCGGGTTGGCTGGCGCTGGTGGCATGCGTTCTGGTCACCGCCGGGCTGCGCGCCCTGGCGTTGTGGCGCAACTGGCAGTTGCCCATGTGGAAGTTCTGA
- a CDS encoding autotransporter assembly complex protein TamA, with protein sequence MKFPFPGHAPWAWSILLCASLSTWVWPIAAQAQAASAAPVRVEEPSDTDDDDTPAERERARTQRAAAAATPRFEIDMQAPEAIGNFLLRHMEVQRYRELRNLDANELGRLLVLAPANVRELLATLGHFSPQVEVIPPAGLGEAATDADDAERAPRTPFLGTVVVKIAPGPVTQIELVNISFVGDIATAPEAAEQRADIQREAGLIAGLPFSQADWNSTKTAALRALTAKRYPLGRVQNSLADIDAEAHQARLYIELDSGRAMRMGDVVVQGAERYDAITAQRLVRLAGLTEGSDYDLAKLQDAQRRLAETGYYDSAFVYVEPTADGETLPVQVQLREAKRQKVVIGIGGSTDNGARLSFEHIHNQVPGIGWRAVSKIQLEREDQLASTDWSSIPNNDGWRKIVGGQLAKQTDDFTTTTSQRLRAGQTQLGVEFDRSFYLQYDRARVKSSLLAPAAQDDAKSSITANYAWTRRRFDDMVFPNRGYGLAVEVGAGYTLGSDRQPFARTQARWLTYWPLGAIRQAADPVPGQARDVGAPGRRTQLGRLALRVEGGAVVARDSAPIPDTQLFITGGDNTVRGYGLRDIGVPRADGTIGPGRYKGVVSLEWQRPIFNADQRSNWENVLFIDGGAIANKAGDLKPVWGVGTGIRYNSPVGPLQLDLAYGLETRRFRIHLNVGFTF encoded by the coding sequence ATGAAATTCCCCTTCCCGGGCCATGCCCCATGGGCGTGGTCGATCCTGTTGTGCGCCAGCTTGTCGACCTGGGTGTGGCCGATCGCCGCACAGGCCCAGGCGGCTTCTGCCGCACCGGTGCGGGTCGAGGAACCCTCCGACACGGACGATGACGACACCCCTGCCGAGCGCGAGCGCGCCCGCACGCAACGGGCCGCCGCCGCGGCGACGCCCCGCTTCGAGATCGACATGCAGGCCCCCGAGGCCATCGGCAACTTTCTGCTGCGCCACATGGAGGTGCAGCGCTACCGCGAATTGCGCAACCTCGACGCCAACGAACTCGGCCGCCTGCTCGTGCTGGCGCCGGCCAATGTGCGCGAACTGCTGGCCACGCTGGGGCATTTCTCACCCCAGGTGGAAGTGATCCCGCCCGCGGGTCTGGGCGAGGCGGCCACCGATGCCGACGATGCCGAGCGCGCACCGCGCACGCCGTTCCTGGGCACCGTGGTCGTGAAGATCGCTCCCGGACCGGTGACCCAGATCGAGCTGGTCAACATCTCCTTCGTGGGCGACATCGCCACCGCACCCGAGGCCGCCGAGCAACGCGCCGACATCCAGCGCGAGGCCGGCCTGATCGCCGGGTTGCCCTTTTCCCAGGCCGACTGGAACAGCACCAAGACCGCCGCCTTGCGCGCCCTGACCGCCAAGCGCTATCCGCTGGGCCGGGTGCAGAACAGCCTGGCCGACATCGATGCCGAGGCCCACCAGGCCCGGCTCTACATCGAACTCGACTCCGGCCGCGCCATGCGCATGGGCGATGTGGTCGTGCAGGGCGCCGAACGCTACGACGCCATCACCGCCCAGCGCCTGGTGCGGCTCGCCGGGCTCACCGAAGGCAGCGACTACGACCTGGCCAAGCTGCAGGACGCGCAGCGCCGGCTGGCCGAGACCGGCTACTACGACTCGGCCTTCGTCTACGTCGAGCCCACCGCCGATGGCGAAACGCTGCCCGTGCAGGTGCAACTGCGCGAGGCCAAGCGGCAGAAGGTGGTGATCGGCATCGGCGGCAGCACCGACAACGGCGCGCGCCTGTCCTTCGAGCACATCCACAACCAGGTGCCCGGCATCGGCTGGCGCGCGGTGAGCAAGATACAGCTCGAACGCGAAGACCAGCTCGCCAGCACCGACTGGAGCTCCATTCCCAACAACGATGGCTGGCGCAAGATCGTCGGCGGGCAGCTCGCCAAGCAGACCGACGATTTCACCACCACCACCAGCCAGCGCCTGCGCGCGGGGCAAACGCAGCTCGGGGTCGAATTCGACCGCAGTTTCTACCTGCAGTACGACCGGGCACGCGTCAAGAGCAGCCTGCTGGCACCGGCCGCGCAAGACGATGCGAAGTCTTCCATCACCGCCAACTACGCCTGGACGCGGCGCCGCTTCGACGACATGGTGTTCCCCAACCGCGGCTACGGCCTCGCGGTGGAGGTGGGCGCGGGCTACACCCTGGGCAGCGACCGCCAGCCCTTCGCCCGCACACAGGCCCGCTGGCTCACCTATTGGCCGCTGGGCGCGATCCGCCAGGCGGCCGATCCGGTGCCCGGCCAGGCCCGCGATGTGGGCGCCCCCGGGCGGCGCACGCAGCTGGGCCGCCTCGCGCTGCGCGTCGAAGGCGGCGCCGTGGTCGCGCGCGATTCGGCCCCCATCCCCGACACCCAGCTCTTCATCACCGGGGGCGACAACACGGTGCGCGGCTATGGCCTGCGCGACATCGGCGTGCCGCGCGCCGACGGCACCATCGGCCCAGGCCGCTACAAGGGCGTGGTGAGCCTGGAATGGCAGCGCCCGATCTTCAACGCCGACCAGCGCTCCAACTGGGAGAACGTGCTCTTCATCGACGGCGGCGCGATCGCCAACAAGGCCGGCGACCTCAAGCCGGTGTGGGGCGTGGGCACCGGCATCCGCTACAACAGCCCGGTGGGCCCGCTGCAGCTGGACCTGGCCTACGGCCTGGAAACCAGGCGCTTTCGCATCCACCTGAACGTGGGCTTCACGTTCTGA
- a CDS encoding AAA family ATPase codes for MKFQGSENYVATQDLMLAVNAAITLKRPLLVKGEPGTGKTMLAEEVAGALKLPLLQWHIKSTTKAQQGLYEYDAVSRLRDSQLGDERVKDIHNYIVKGVLWQAFTADEPVALLIDEIDKADIEFPNDLLRELDRMEFYCYETHEMIRAKHRPLVFITSNNEKELPDAFLRRCFFHYIRFPEAETMQRIVDVHFPKLKKELLTAAMKTFYDVRNLPGLKKKPSTSELLDWLKLLMAEDIPVEALQSADSKVSVPPLVGALLKNEQDTTLFEKLVFMNQRNR; via the coding sequence ATGAAATTCCAAGGCTCCGAAAACTATGTGGCCACGCAAGACCTGATGCTGGCGGTCAACGCGGCCATCACGCTCAAGCGTCCCCTGCTCGTCAAGGGCGAACCCGGCACCGGCAAGACCATGCTGGCCGAGGAAGTGGCCGGCGCGCTCAAGCTCCCGTTGCTGCAATGGCACATCAAAAGCACCACCAAGGCGCAGCAGGGCCTGTACGAGTACGACGCGGTCAGCCGCCTGCGCGATTCGCAGCTCGGCGACGAGCGCGTCAAGGACATCCACAACTACATCGTCAAAGGCGTGCTGTGGCAGGCATTCACGGCCGACGAACCGGTCGCGCTGCTGATCGACGAGATCGACAAGGCCGACATCGAATTCCCCAACGACCTGCTGCGCGAACTCGACCGCATGGAGTTCTATTGCTACGAGACGCACGAAATGATCCGTGCCAAGCACCGCCCGCTGGTGTTCATCACCTCGAACAACGAAAAGGAATTGCCCGACGCCTTCTTGCGCCGCTGCTTCTTCCACTACATCCGGTTCCCCGAAGCCGAGACCATGCAGCGCATCGTCGACGTGCATTTCCCCAAGCTCAAGAAGGAGCTGCTGACCGCGGCCATGAAGACCTTCTACGACGTGCGCAACCTGCCCGGCCTGAAGAAAAAACCCAGCACCTCCGAGCTGCTGGACTGGCTCAAGCTGCTGATGGCCGAAGACATTCCGGTGGAAGCGCTGCAGAGCGCCGACAGCAAGGTCAGCGTGCCGCCGCTGGTGGGAGCGCTGCTGAAGAACGAGCAGGACACCACGCTGTTTGAAAAGCTGGTGTTCATGAACCAGAGAAATCGCTGA
- a CDS encoding ParA family protein, translating into MPVVLVANPKGGVGKSTLSTNVAGYFARKGRSVMLGDADRQQSSALWLKLRPAEARPIQTWDVSDELVARPPKDVTHVVLDTPAGLHGQRLKDVLKVADKVLVPLQPSIFDIYATRAFLDELAESRRAGKIQVGIVGMRVDMRTIAADKLGEFVNGLGLPVLGALRDTQNYVHLAARGLTLFDVAPSRVEKDLAQWQGICDWLDR; encoded by the coding sequence ATGCCCGTCGTGTTGGTGGCCAATCCCAAAGGAGGCGTGGGCAAGTCCACGCTGTCGACCAACGTCGCCGGGTACTTTGCCCGCAAGGGTCGCTCCGTCATGCTGGGCGATGCCGACCGGCAGCAGTCGTCGGCGCTGTGGCTCAAGCTGAGGCCGGCCGAGGCCAGGCCGATCCAGACCTGGGACGTGTCCGACGAACTGGTTGCGCGCCCGCCCAAGGATGTGACCCATGTCGTGCTCGACACCCCTGCCGGCTTGCATGGCCAGCGGCTGAAGGACGTGCTCAAGGTCGCCGACAAGGTGCTGGTGCCCTTGCAGCCCAGCATCTTCGACATCTATGCGACGCGCGCGTTTCTCGACGAACTCGCCGAGTCGCGCCGCGCCGGCAAGATACAGGTGGGCATCGTTGGCATGCGGGTGGACATGCGCACCATTGCCGCCGACAAGCTGGGGGAGTTCGTGAATGGCCTGGGGCTGCCGGTGCTGGGCGCGCTGCGCGACACCCAGAACTATGTGCATCTGGCCGCGCGTGGGCTGACGCTGTTCGACGTGGCGCCCAGCCGGGTGGAAAAAGATCTTGCGCAGTGGCAGGGCATCTGCGACTGGCTCGACCGGTGA
- a CDS encoding ComF family protein, producing MFTLWRTLWNSLPSICHVCGAWPASAVCDACAQRFRGAPRRCGGCAAPLVADATRCGTCLTQPTPAPLHTCVAAVDYAYPWNGLIARFKFRNEPGWAGPFAHQMAAAPLAADLLSQCDLMVPVPLTRSRLAHRGYNQAWELVKSLRRLSPGQHAARPDALVRLLETPDQHSLAREQRLRNLRGAFAVHPQGIRQIEQAHVLLVDDVMTTGATLQAAAQALQQAGAARVSAMVFARTAAPSTE from the coding sequence ATGTTCACGCTTTGGCGCACCTTGTGGAATTCCCTGCCCAGCATCTGCCATGTGTGCGGTGCCTGGCCGGCCAGCGCGGTGTGCGATGCGTGCGCCCAGCGGTTCCGGGGCGCTCCGCGGCGCTGCGGCGGATGTGCCGCACCCTTGGTGGCCGACGCCACGCGGTGCGGCACCTGCTTGACACAGCCCACACCCGCGCCGCTGCACACCTGCGTGGCGGCGGTCGACTACGCCTACCCCTGGAACGGTTTGATCGCGCGTTTCAAGTTCCGCAACGAGCCCGGCTGGGCCGGCCCGTTTGCGCACCAGATGGCGGCCGCACCGCTGGCCGCCGATCTGCTCTCGCAATGCGACCTGATGGTGCCGGTGCCGCTGACCCGCTCCCGGTTGGCCCATCGGGGCTACAACCAGGCCTGGGAGCTGGTGAAATCCTTGCGCCGCCTATCCCCGGGCCAGCACGCGGCGCGACCCGATGCACTGGTGCGTTTGCTGGAAACGCCCGACCAGCACAGCCTCGCGCGCGAACAACGCCTGCGCAATCTGCGGGGGGCTTTCGCAGTCCATCCCCAAGGCATTCGCCAGATCGAACAGGCGCACGTCTTGCTGGTGGACGACGTGATGACCACCGGCGCGACCCTGCAGGCAGCCGCGCAAGCACTTCAGCAGGCTGGCGCGGCGCGGGTCAGCGCAATGGTATTTGCGCGCACGGCGGCGCCCTCCACCGAATAA
- a CDS encoding GNAT family N-acetyltransferase, translating to MAFVEPVTLRDRGIALVPLSLDHEAGLRAAAADGALWTLRITSVPEPQQTRAYIESALQMRAEGTRFAFAVTDEASGDVLGSTSYHDIIPSVKRVEIGYTWYARRVQRTHVNTTCKLLMMGHAFDTLGCHVVGWRTDNYNFASQKAIERLGAKKDGVIRGHFLRRDGTIRDTVMYSMRAGEWPEAKAQLLYLRGRHE from the coding sequence ATGGCCTTCGTCGAACCCGTCACCCTTCGCGACCGCGGCATCGCCCTGGTGCCGCTGTCGCTCGACCACGAGGCCGGCCTGCGCGCGGCGGCGGCAGACGGCGCGCTCTGGACCCTGCGCATCACTTCCGTGCCCGAACCGCAGCAGACGCGCGCCTACATCGAATCGGCCCTGCAGATGCGCGCCGAAGGCACGCGCTTCGCCTTCGCCGTGACCGACGAGGCCAGCGGCGATGTGCTGGGCAGCACCAGCTACCACGACATCATTCCCAGCGTGAAACGCGTGGAAATCGGCTACACCTGGTACGCCCGCCGCGTGCAGCGCACGCATGTGAACACCACCTGCAAACTGCTCATGATGGGCCACGCCTTCGACACGCTGGGCTGCCACGTGGTGGGCTGGCGCACCGACAACTACAACTTCGCCTCGCAAAAGGCCATCGAGCGGCTGGGCGCGAAAAAGGACGGCGTGATCCGCGGCCACTTCCTGCGCCGCGACGGCACCATCCGTGACACGGTGATGTACAGCATGCGCGCGGGAGAGTGGCCTGAGGCCAAGGCCCAGTTGCTCTACCTGCGCGGTAGACACGAATAG
- a CDS encoding MaoC family dehydratase, with the protein MKTFESLAALAACVGQEVAISDWVDITQERVNLFAQATGDQQWIHVDVERARSGPFGAPIAHGFLTLSLLPAFLASAFSVRGVRMGVNYGLNRVRFTAPVPVGSRLRAHLTLQAVEVVEQDGQQLTWAVVVRREGVDKPVCFAESVVRLYP; encoded by the coding sequence ATGAAAACCTTTGAATCCCTGGCGGCGCTGGCGGCCTGTGTGGGCCAGGAAGTGGCCATCAGCGACTGGGTCGACATCACGCAGGAGCGCGTCAACCTCTTTGCCCAGGCCACTGGCGATCAGCAGTGGATCCACGTCGATGTGGAGCGCGCCCGCAGCGGTCCGTTCGGTGCGCCCATTGCGCATGGTTTTTTGACGCTGTCCCTGCTCCCCGCTTTTCTGGCTTCGGCGTTCAGCGTGCGCGGTGTGCGCATGGGTGTGAACTACGGTTTGAACCGGGTGCGTTTCACCGCACCGGTGCCGGTGGGCAGCCGGCTGCGCGCGCACCTGACCTTGCAGGCGGTCGAGGTCGTTGAGCAGGATGGGCAGCAGCTGACCTGGGCCGTGGTGGTGCGGCGCGAAGGCGTCGACAAGCCGGTGTGCTTCGCTGAGTCGGTGGTGCGCTTGTATCCCTGA
- a CDS encoding DUF1841 family protein produces the protein MFNPTQADVRRFFCAVHAKRLQQQPMEAIETLAGQWIAEHPEHHAELADVDAALARLGEPDTGRDNPFLHLSMHLSISEQCSIDQPPGIRQAVELLAARRGDLHAAHHEVMECLGTMLWESQRAGRPPDGQAYIDAVRRRATRD, from the coding sequence ATGTTCAATCCGACCCAGGCCGACGTGCGTCGGTTTTTCTGCGCCGTGCACGCCAAGCGCCTGCAACAGCAACCCATGGAAGCCATCGAGACGCTGGCGGGCCAGTGGATCGCGGAGCATCCCGAGCACCACGCCGAGCTGGCCGATGTGGATGCCGCGCTGGCGCGCCTGGGCGAACCCGATACCGGGCGGGACAACCCTTTCCTGCACCTGTCCATGCACCTGTCGATCAGCGAGCAATGCAGCATCGACCAGCCACCGGGCATCCGCCAGGCCGTGGAGTTGCTCGCCGCGCGGCGCGGTGATCTGCACGCCGCCCACCACGAAGTGATGGAGTGCCTGGGCACGATGCTGTGGGAGAGCCAGCGCGCAGGCCGCCCGCCCGATGGCCAGGCGTACATCGACGCGGTGCGCCGGCGTGCGACGCGGGACTAG
- a CDS encoding vWA domain-containing protein, with product MLIDFFYTLRSAKLPVSVKEYLTLLEALQADVVGPRNPEACSMDDFYFLARTALVKDEKHYDKFDRAFAAYFKGVEMVADFTKPIPADWLRQELERILSEEQKANAPKMDWDELMETLKKRLEEQKERHEGGSKWIGTGGTSPFGNGGQNPQGIRIGGKGGGKTAVKVWEQRSYRDYDDTQELGTRNIKVALRRLRKFAREGHDLELDLPDTIRATAANAGYLDIKMIPERHNNVKVLLLMDVGGTMDEHIQRVEELFSAVKSEFKHLEFYYFHNCVYDFMWKNNRRRYAEKFPTWDIIRKYNKDYKLIFVGDATMSPYEILQPGGSVEYNNEEAGAEWLQRLTHAFPKFAWINPEPQGVWQYRQSISVIQQLMGQRMYPLTLKGLEDTMRMLSK from the coding sequence ATGCTGATCGATTTTTTCTACACCCTGCGATCGGCCAAGCTGCCGGTCTCGGTCAAGGAATACCTCACGCTGCTCGAAGCGCTGCAGGCCGACGTGGTCGGCCCGCGCAATCCCGAGGCGTGCTCCATGGACGACTTCTACTTCCTCGCGCGCACCGCGCTGGTGAAGGACGAGAAGCACTACGACAAGTTCGACCGTGCCTTCGCCGCCTACTTCAAGGGCGTGGAGATGGTCGCGGACTTCACCAAGCCGATTCCCGCCGACTGGCTGCGCCAGGAGCTCGAACGCATCCTCTCCGAAGAGCAGAAGGCCAATGCGCCCAAGATGGATTGGGACGAGCTCATGGAGACGCTCAAGAAGCGCCTGGAAGAGCAGAAGGAGCGCCACGAAGGCGGCAGCAAGTGGATCGGCACCGGGGGCACATCGCCTTTCGGCAACGGCGGACAGAACCCGCAGGGTATCCGCATCGGCGGCAAGGGCGGTGGCAAGACCGCCGTGAAGGTGTGGGAGCAGCGCAGCTACCGCGACTACGACGACACACAGGAACTGGGCACGCGCAACATCAAGGTGGCCCTGCGCCGCCTGCGCAAGTTCGCGCGCGAAGGCCACGACCTCGAACTCGACCTGCCCGATACGATCCGCGCGACCGCCGCCAACGCCGGCTACCTGGACATCAAGATGATCCCGGAGCGGCACAACAACGTGAAGGTGCTGCTGCTGATGGACGTGGGCGGTACGATGGACGAGCACATCCAGCGCGTGGAAGAGCTGTTCTCGGCGGTCAAGAGCGAGTTCAAGCACCTGGAGTTCTATTACTTCCACAACTGCGTCTACGACTTCATGTGGAAGAACAACCGGCGCCGCTACGCCGAGAAGTTCCCGACATGGGACATCATCCGCAAGTACAACAAGGACTACAAGCTGATCTTCGTCGGCGACGCGACGATGAGTCCTTATGAGATCCTGCAGCCGGGCGGCAGCGTCGAATACAACAACGAAGAAGCGGGTGCGGAATGGTTACAGCGCCTGACACATGCGTTTCCGAAGTTCGCGTGGATCAATCCGGAACCTCAAGGGGTGTGGCAGTATCGACAGAGCATCAGCGTGATCCAGCAGTTGATGGGCCAGCGCATGTACCCGCTGACCCTGAAGGGGCTGGAAGACACGATGCGCATGCTGTCGAAATAG
- the trmL gene encoding tRNA (uridine(34)/cytosine(34)/5-carboxymethylaminomethyluridine(34)-2'-O)-methyltransferase TrmL, producing MFHIVLVEPEIPPNTGNVIRLSANTGCTLHLVEPLGFSMEDKHMRRAGLDYHEYADLRRHADWSSFLRTEMPDAQRMFAFTTRGSHSVFANTFQAGDWLVFGSETRGLSPELRDAFPEPQRLRLPMVAGQRSLNLSNAVAVTVFEAWRQLAFCHAIS from the coding sequence ATGTTCCATATCGTCCTCGTCGAGCCCGAGATCCCACCCAACACGGGCAACGTGATCCGGCTCAGCGCCAACACCGGCTGCACGCTGCACCTCGTCGAACCGCTCGGGTTCTCGATGGAGGACAAGCACATGCGCCGGGCGGGCCTGGACTACCACGAGTACGCGGACCTGCGCCGCCACGCCGACTGGAGCAGCTTCCTGCGGACCGAAATGCCCGACGCGCAACGCATGTTCGCGTTCACCACGCGCGGCAGCCACAGCGTGTTCGCCAACACCTTCCAGGCCGGCGACTGGCTGGTGTTCGGCTCGGAAACGCGGGGCCTGTCGCCCGAACTGCGCGACGCGTTTCCCGAGCCACAGCGGCTGCGCCTGCCGATGGTGGCCGGGCAACGCAGCCTCAACCTGTCCAACGCCGTTGCCGTCACGGTGTTCGAGGCCTGGCGCCAACTGGCGTTTTGCCATGCAATTTCGTGA